Proteins found in one Salvia splendens isolate huo1 chromosome 10, SspV2, whole genome shotgun sequence genomic segment:
- the LOC121753260 gene encoding urease accessory protein F-like has product MEGLGNANEINARCLSTSFPQMWSQWQLLDSILPTGGFAHSFGLEAAMQARLVTTTDDLKTYVIHVLENAGSLLLPFICATTTSPDAQTWRRLDRLLNVMLTNEVSRKASTAQGSALMRVAASVFSEIPCLKTMRGEALSSGELYFHHAPVFGLVCGLLGFDAETTQKAYMFVTMRDIISAATRLNLVGPLGAAVLQHQVAPVAESLSTKWMNRGVDEACQTCPLLDTVQGCHSYLFSRLFCS; this is encoded by the coding sequence ATGGAAGGCTTGGGTAATGCAAATGAGATAAATGCTAGATGTTTATCAACAAGTTTTCCCCAGATGTGGAGTCAATGGCAACTATTAGATTCGATACTTCCTACTGGGGGCTTTGCTCATTCTTTTGGTCTCGAGGCAGCTATGCAAGCTCGCCTGGTCACTACCACCGATGATCTAAAAACCTACGTGATCCATGTGTTGGAGAATGCAGGAAGCCTGCTTCTACCTTTCATCTGTGCCACAACAACCTCACCAGATGCACAGACATGGCGTAGGCTCGACAGATTGTTGAATGTGATGCTGACAAATGAGGTAAGCCGGAAGGCGTCCACAGCTCAAGGATCAGCGTTAATGAGGGTAGCTGCTTCTGTTTTCTCTGAGATCCCCTGCCTGAAAACAATGAGAGGCGAAGCTCTGAGCAGTGGGGAGTTGTACTTCCACCACGCCCCCGTGTTTGGGCTTGTATGCGGACTTCTTGGATTTGATGCCGAGACTACACAGAAAGCGTACATGTTTGTGACCATGAGAGACATCATATCTGCTGCGACGAGACTAAATTTGGTCGGACCATTGGGCGCTGCTGTGTTGCAACATCAGGTTGCTCCGGTTGCTGAGAGCTTGTCGACCAAGTGGATGAATCGGGGCGTGGATGAGGCGTGCCAGACGTGCCCGTTGCTTGATACTGTGCAGGGCTGTCACAGCTACTTGTTTTCCAGACTGTTTTGCTCTTGA
- the LOC121753144 gene encoding molybdenum cofactor sulfurase-like, with amino-acid sequence MYSPRLKEATQVCFQGCCPNPVARGPLPEAEQPITKTSSTLAVCRRNFAATTASSLFPATNFTNHESIPSLQESFGQFIKAYPKYSDTAPVDQIRAREYGHLELSNHVSLDYIGVGLFSQSQVMSRYRSAISSPSSSDFPLFGISFKSVSLKSQLLHGGEGSELESAIKKRIMEFLNISQNDYAMVFTVNRSAAFKLVAESYPYQSSRKLLTFYDHESEALSSMISTSGKRGARVMAAEFKWPRLRIHSAKLRKMVVRKKKKKKQRGLFVFPLQSRMTGASYSYQWMTLAQEHGWHVLLDACALGPKDLDSFGLSLFCPDFLICSFYKVFGEDPTGFGCLFVKKSVVPMLEASAGAGIVSITAAKNDSSSGTTDTELEQMAKLGINEEAAKESIAEKGNMECRCLDHVDSLGLTVISSRSRYLINWVVTAVTKLQHPNRLDSFPLVTIYGPRGKFDRAPALAFNICDWKGEMVEPALVQKLADRNHISLGNGMLHHIWYAEKGDEEKQKLLERSCRAKNRGGSDDHKINVVTAALTYLANFEDVYRLWAFIAQFLDADFVEKERWRYTALNQKTIEV; translated from the coding sequence ATGTATTCACCTCGTTTGAAAGAGGCAACTCAAGTATGCTTTCAGGGTTGTTGTCCGAATCCGGTTGCGAGAGGACCGCTGCCTGAAGCGGAGCAACCTATCACGAAGACAAGCAGCACGTTGGCTGTTTGTCGACGCAACTTTGCAGCAACAACTGCATCTTCTCTTTTCCCTGCTACAAACTTCACCAACCATGAGTCCATCCCTTCTCTGCAAGAATCATTTGGTCAGTTCATCAAAGCTTACCCCAAGTACTCTGATACTGCTCCGGTTGATCAAATCCGGGCTCGTGAGTACGGCCACCTCGAACTCTCCAACCATGTAAGCCTAGATTACATTGGTGTTGGTCTTTTTTCACAGTCACAGGTGATGTCCCGGTACAGATCCGCCATCTCTTCTCCATCCTCGTCCGATTTTCCATTGTTCGGTATAAGCTTCAAGTCAGTGAGCCTCAAGTCGCAGCTTCTCCACGGCGGAGAAGGGTCGGAACTGGAATCCGCCATCAAGAAAAGGATCATGGAGTTTCTAAACATCTCACAAAATGATTATGCTATGGTATTCACAGTGAACAGATCAGCAGCATTCAAACTTGTAGCAGAATCCTACCCTTACCAATCCAGCCGCAAACTGCTCACGTTCTACGACCACGAGAGTGAGGCGCTGAGCTCCATGATCAGCACATCGGGGAAGAGAGGGGCCCGCGTCATGGCAGCCGAGTTCAAGTGGCCAAGACTGAGGATTCACTCTGCGAAGCTGAGGAAGATGGTggtgagaaagaagaaaaagaagaagcagaGAGGGCTGTTTGTGTTTCCACTTCAATCAAGAATGACAGGAGCCAGCTACTCATACCAATGGATGACCCTGGCGCAGGAGCACGGCTGGCACGTCCTACTCGACGCCTGTGCATTGGGGCCGAAAGACTTGGACAGCTTCGGCCTCTCCCTCTTCTGCCCCGACTTCCTCATTTGCTCCTTCTACAAAGTATTTGGAGAAGACCCCACAGGCTTCGGATGCCTATTCGTCAAGAAATCTGTCGTGCCGATGCTGGAAGCTTCAGCAGGTGCGGGGATTGTCTCGATCACAGCAGCGAAGAACGACTCTTCTTCGGGCACTACAGACACAGAACTCGAACAAATGGCTAAACTCGGTATAAACGAAGAAGCTGCAAAGGAAAGCATTGCTGAGAAGGGAAACATGGAATGCAGATGCTTGGATCATGTGGACTCATTAGGACTGACAGTGATCAGCAGCAGAAGCAGGTACCTGATCAACTGGGTGGTGACTGCGGTGACGAAGCTGCAGCATCCGAACCGGCTCGACAGCTTCCCTCTGGTGACAATCTACGGGCCGAGGGGGAAGTTCGACCGAGCCCCGGCGTTGGCGTTCAACATATGCGACTGGAAAGGGGAGATGGTGGAGCCTGCGCTGGTGCAGAAGCTGGCGGACAGGAATCACATATCGCTCGGCAATGGAATGCTGCACCACATTTGGTACGCGGAAAAGGGAGACGAGGAGAAGCAGAAGCTGTTGGAGAGGAGCTGCAGAGCGAAGAACAGAGGCGGAAGTGATGATCATAAAATCAATGTGGTAACTGCAGCGCTTACTTACTTGGCCAATTTTGAAGATGTGTATAGGCTGTGGGCTTTCATAGCTCAGTTTCTCGACGCCGACTTCGTGGAGAAGGAGAGGTGGAGATACACCGCGCTCAATCAAAAAACCATTGAAGTATAA
- the LOC121752732 gene encoding cytochrome b561 and DOMON domain-containing protein At4g12980-like, producing MAGSQALIAFKQPDGAMAVKTYNITSYAPLKESKVWFDVKDSSAEASSGGAIMLFATVVLPEKGMKVLNHVWQVEGSVSGGVPAKHEFQPANLNVEGSLDLLKGHNSASTDGDSKLKKRNVSSFSGNFVSELCGS from the coding sequence ATGGCCGGCTCCCAGGCGCTCATCGCCTTCAAGCAGCCCGACGGCGCGATGGCCGTCAAGACCTACAACATCACCTCCTACGCGCCACTCAAGGAGTCGAAGGTGTGGTTCGACGTTAAGGACTCCTCCGCGGAGGCCTCCTCGGGAGGCGCCATCATGCTCTTCGCCACCGTGGTGCTGCCGGAGAAGGGGATGAAGGTGCTCAACCACGTCTGGCAGGTTGAGGGATCCGTCTCCGGCGGCGTTCCGGCGAAGCACGAGTTTCAGCCCGCGAATTTGAACGTGGAGGGAAGCCTTGATTTGCTGAAAGGGCACAACAGCGCTTCCACTGACGGCGATTCCAAATTGAAGAAGAGGAATGTGAGTTCTTTTTCTGGTAATTTCGTTTCTGAATTGTGCGGATCATGA
- the LOC121752376 gene encoding sorbitol dehydrogenase isoform X1 translates to MGSQGEEENMAAWLLGVNNLKILPFKLPSLGPHDARIRMKAVGICGSDVHYLKEMKLADFVVTEPMVIGHECAGVVEEVGAEVKHLVPGDRVAIEPGISCWRCNLCKEGRYNLCPEMKFFATPPVHGSLANQIVHPADLCFKLPENVSLEEGAMCEPLSVGVHACRRANVGPETNVLVMGAGPIGLVTLLAARAFGSPRIVIVDVDDHRLSVAKQLGADETVKVSTNVNDVGAEVELIKAAMGASVDIALDCAGFSKTMSTALGATCSGGKVCLVGMGHTEMTVPLAPAAVREVDVVGIFRYKNTWPLCIEFLQSGKIDVKPLITHRFGFSQKEVEDAFETSARGGAAIKVMFNL, encoded by the exons ATGGGATCTcagggagaagaagagaataTGGCAGCTTGGCTACTTGGCGTTAACAATCTCAAGATTCTTCCTTTTAAGCTCCCTTCTCTCG GCCCTCATGATGCTAGAATCAGAATGAAAGCTGTTGGTATCTGTGGAAGTGATGTTCACTATCTCAAG GAGATGAAGTTAGCAGATTTTGTGGTCACGGAGCCAATGGTGATCGGGCATGAGTGTGCCGGTGTGGTTGAGGAAGTAGGAGCTGAAGTGAAGCATCTAGTGCCTGGTGACCGCGTCGCGATTGAACCGGGAATAAGTTGCTGGCGGTGTAATCTATGCAAGGAAGGAAGATATAATCTGTGCCCTGAGATGAAATTCTTTGCTACTCCTCCAGTTCACGGTTCCCTTGCGAATCAG ATTGTGCATCCTGCGGATTTATGTTTCAAACTCCCTGAAAATGTGAGCTTGGAAGAGGGTGCGATGTGTGAGCCCTTGAGTGTTGGTGTTCATGCTTGTCGCCGTGCCAATGTTGGTCCAGAGACAAATGTGTTGGTGATGGGAGCTGGACCCATAGGACTTGTAACATTGCTAGCAGCTCGTGCTTTTGGATCCCCAAGAATCGTCATTGTGGATGTAGATGATCATCGCCTATCAGTTGCTAAGCAGCTTGGAGCAGATGAGACCGTCAAAGTTTCAACTAATGTCAAT GATGTAGGTGCAGAAGTTGAACTTATAAAGGCTGCAATGGGGGCTAGTGTGGACATAGCTCTTGACTGTGCTGGTTTTAGTAAGACAATGTCGACGGCTCTAGGTGCCACTTGTTCGGGCGGAAAGGTTTGCCTAGTAGGGATGGGGCACACAGAAATGACCGTCCCCCTTGCGCCAGCTGCAGTCAG GGAGGTCGACGTGGTTGGCATATTCCGCTACAAGAACACATGGCCTTTGTGCATTGAGTTTCTTCAGAGTGGGAAGATAGATGTGAAGCCGTTGATCACCCATAGGTTCGGATTCTCTCAGAAGGAAGTCGAAGATGCTTTTGAGACGAGCGCCCGTGGTGGAGCTGCTATCAAGGTCATGTTCAATCTCTAG
- the LOC121752376 gene encoding sorbitol dehydrogenase isoform X2: protein MKLADFVVTEPMVIGHECAGVVEEVGAEVKHLVPGDRVAIEPGISCWRCNLCKEGRYNLCPEMKFFATPPVHGSLANQIVHPADLCFKLPENVSLEEGAMCEPLSVGVHACRRANVGPETNVLVMGAGPIGLVTLLAARAFGSPRIVIVDVDDHRLSVAKQLGADETVKVSTNVNDVGAEVELIKAAMGASVDIALDCAGFSKTMSTALGATCSGGKVCLVGMGHTEMTVPLAPAAVREVDVVGIFRYKNTWPLCIEFLQSGKIDVKPLITHRFGFSQKEVEDAFETSARGGAAIKVMFNL from the exons ATGAAGTTAGCAGATTTTGTGGTCACGGAGCCAATGGTGATCGGGCATGAGTGTGCCGGTGTGGTTGAGGAAGTAGGAGCTGAAGTGAAGCATCTAGTGCCTGGTGACCGCGTCGCGATTGAACCGGGAATAAGTTGCTGGCGGTGTAATCTATGCAAGGAAGGAAGATATAATCTGTGCCCTGAGATGAAATTCTTTGCTACTCCTCCAGTTCACGGTTCCCTTGCGAATCAG ATTGTGCATCCTGCGGATTTATGTTTCAAACTCCCTGAAAATGTGAGCTTGGAAGAGGGTGCGATGTGTGAGCCCTTGAGTGTTGGTGTTCATGCTTGTCGCCGTGCCAATGTTGGTCCAGAGACAAATGTGTTGGTGATGGGAGCTGGACCCATAGGACTTGTAACATTGCTAGCAGCTCGTGCTTTTGGATCCCCAAGAATCGTCATTGTGGATGTAGATGATCATCGCCTATCAGTTGCTAAGCAGCTTGGAGCAGATGAGACCGTCAAAGTTTCAACTAATGTCAAT GATGTAGGTGCAGAAGTTGAACTTATAAAGGCTGCAATGGGGGCTAGTGTGGACATAGCTCTTGACTGTGCTGGTTTTAGTAAGACAATGTCGACGGCTCTAGGTGCCACTTGTTCGGGCGGAAAGGTTTGCCTAGTAGGGATGGGGCACACAGAAATGACCGTCCCCCTTGCGCCAGCTGCAGTCAG GGAGGTCGACGTGGTTGGCATATTCCGCTACAAGAACACATGGCCTTTGTGCATTGAGTTTCTTCAGAGTGGGAAGATAGATGTGAAGCCGTTGATCACCCATAGGTTCGGATTCTCTCAGAAGGAAGTCGAAGATGCTTTTGAGACGAGCGCCCGTGGTGGAGCTGCTATCAAGGTCATGTTCAATCTCTAG